The following are encoded in a window of Prochlorococcus marinus str. MIT 1013 genomic DNA:
- a CDS encoding TatD family hydrolase, translated as MSDSKSSIIDSHCHIVFSNFNEDREKVAERWRSQGVKALLHACVEPSEIPAIKSMADQFKEMRYSVGVHPLDVHHWGPETISILKNAALDDSRVVAIGELGLDLFKAENLSEQLSILMPQLNLAFELNLPVIVHCRDAAKEMLEIFSKLSENSCCPKGVMHCWSGNVKEMRGFLDLGFYISFSGNVTFKNAIDIHECAKEVPQSRFLVETDSPFLSPVPHRGKRNEPSFVKHVVDKISEIRGESFSEIAEKSTQNARELFALP; from the coding sequence TTGAGCGATTCTAAAAGTTCAATAATTGATAGCCACTGTCATATTGTTTTCTCTAACTTTAATGAAGATAGAGAAAAAGTTGCAGAAAGGTGGAGATCACAAGGCGTCAAAGCTTTATTACACGCTTGCGTAGAGCCCTCTGAAATCCCAGCTATTAAATCAATGGCTGATCAATTTAAGGAGATGAGATATTCAGTAGGAGTTCATCCATTAGATGTACATCATTGGGGACCTGAAACTATAAGTATTTTAAAAAATGCAGCTCTAGATGATAGTCGAGTTGTTGCAATAGGAGAATTAGGACTTGATCTTTTCAAAGCAGAGAACTTGAGTGAACAGCTTTCAATTTTAATGCCGCAATTAAACTTGGCTTTTGAATTGAATTTGCCAGTCATTGTTCATTGCAGAGATGCTGCAAAAGAAATGTTAGAAATTTTTTCTAAGCTTTCTGAAAATAGTTGTTGTCCAAAAGGTGTTATGCATTGTTGGAGCGGCAATGTCAAAGAGATGAGAGGGTTTCTTGATCTAGGCTTTTACATAAGCTTCAGTGGAAATGTAACTTTCAAAAACGCTATTGATATCCATGAATGTGCAAAAGAAGTTCCGCAAAGTAGATTTCTAGTTGAAACTGATAGTCCTTTCTTGTCACCTGTTCCTCATAGAGGAAAAAGGAATGAACCATCTTTCGTAAAGCATGTGGTAGATAAAATTTCAGAAATTAGAGGTGAAAGCTTTTCTGAAATTGCTGAAAAAAGCACTCAAAATGCAAGGGAATTGTTTGCGTTGCCTTAA
- the rpsT gene encoding 30S ribosomal protein S20, translated as MANTNSAKKRIQIAERNRLENKNYKSTVRTLMKRCFVACGIFEKEPGDESKADLQKTFNLAFSKIDKAVKKGVLHKNTGANQKSRLSIALKKVLKEVV; from the coding sequence GTGGCAAATACCAACTCAGCTAAAAAGCGAATTCAAATAGCGGAACGTAACCGCCTTGAAAACAAAAATTACAAATCTACAGTTCGCACTTTAATGAAGCGATGCTTTGTAGCTTGTGGGATATTTGAAAAAGAGCCTGGCGATGAATCCAAAGCAGATCTTCAAAAAACATTTAATTTAGCATTTAGCAAAATCGATAAAGCCGTTAAAAAAGGTGTTTTGCATAAAAACACAGGAGCTAATCAGAAATCTAGACTTAGCATTGCCCTTAAGAAAGTTTTGAAAGAAGTTGTTTGA
- the hisD gene encoding histidinol dehydrogenase — translation MKTVNNIGQAQLELKTITERTSGAFQDKAIKIVDDILKNVSERGDEALKEYTSQFDGFLTEEFQVSSNLMLKAWEETPKELQDSLLLAKKRIENFHSLQVPKNITYSGPHGESLGRRWSPVETAGIYVPGGRAAYPSTVLMNAIPAYVAGVNETIMVSPANSQGELNQTVLAAAHITDIKKVFRIGGAQAIGALASGTESIPKVDVITGPGNIYVTLAKKKVYGKVGIDSLAGPSEILIIADQSAKLEHVASDMLAQSEHDPLASSILITTNKKLAENLPSEIERQLINHPRFEICQESITKWGLIVLCDNLETCAKLSDTFAPEHLELLVEDPKEFSKTINNAGAIFMGPWSPEAIGDYLGGPNHTLPTSGTARFAGALGVETFMKNTSLIDFTKEAFNETKNAVIQLAKSEGLHSHAESIRIRDSKLY, via the coding sequence ATAAAAACGGTTAATAACATTGGTCAGGCTCAGCTTGAGCTCAAGACAATTACTGAAAGAACTTCTGGAGCCTTTCAAGATAAAGCTATAAAAATAGTTGACGATATTCTTAAAAACGTTAGTGAGAGGGGAGATGAAGCGCTTAAAGAATACACTTCTCAATTTGATGGATTTCTAACGGAAGAATTTCAAGTTTCATCAAATTTAATGCTGAAAGCTTGGGAAGAGACTCCTAAAGAGTTGCAAGATTCACTTTTATTAGCAAAAAAAAGAATTGAAAATTTTCACAGTCTTCAGGTCCCAAAAAACATCACTTATAGCGGACCACATGGAGAATCACTAGGGCGAAGATGGAGTCCTGTTGAAACAGCAGGAATATATGTACCTGGTGGAAGAGCCGCTTATCCAAGCACAGTTTTAATGAATGCTATTCCCGCTTATGTCGCAGGAGTTAATGAAACCATTATGGTTTCTCCTGCCAACTCTCAAGGGGAGTTAAACCAAACCGTATTAGCTGCGGCACATATTACAGATATCAAAAAAGTTTTTCGTATTGGTGGCGCTCAAGCCATTGGCGCGCTTGCTAGTGGAACTGAATCAATTCCAAAAGTAGATGTAATTACTGGACCAGGAAATATTTATGTAACTTTGGCAAAGAAAAAAGTTTATGGAAAGGTAGGAATTGATTCTTTGGCTGGTCCAAGTGAGATCCTAATAATCGCTGATCAATCAGCAAAACTGGAACATGTTGCATCAGATATGTTAGCTCAATCGGAGCATGATCCTTTAGCTTCATCAATACTAATCACTACTAATAAAAAATTAGCGGAGAATTTACCATCAGAAATTGAACGTCAATTAATCAATCATCCAAGATTTGAAATATGCCAAGAATCAATCACTAAATGGGGTTTAATAGTCCTTTGTGATAATTTAGAAACTTGTGCAAAATTAAGTGATACTTTTGCCCCAGAACATCTTGAATTACTTGTAGAGGACCCAAAAGAATTCTCAAAAACTATAAATAATGCTGGGGCAATATTTATGGGGCCATGGAGCCCAGAGGCTATTGGAGATTATCTTGGGGGGCCTAATCACACTCTTCCCACCTCAGGGACTGCAAGATTTGCTGGCGCTCTTGGAGTAGAAACATTTATGAAAAACACTTCACTTATCGATTTCACAAAAGAAGCATTTAATGAGACTAAAAATGCTGTGATACAGCTAGCAAAAAGCGAGGGTTTACATAGTCACGCAGAATCTATACGAATTAGAGATTCTAAACTTTATTAA
- the rpiA gene encoding ribose-5-phosphate isomerase RpiA: MDLQNQMKQAVAQAAVDQIQNGMILGLGSGSTAALMIEALALKIRSGEIKDVVGVTTSFQGEVLASELGIPLKSLSSVSEIDLAIDGADEVDSQFQLIKGGGACHVQEKLVAALAKKFIVVVDSTKLVDKLNLDFKLPVEVLPTAWKHVQKTLEKLGGAGALRMAQKKAGPIVTDQGNLVLDLTFKNGIDQPELLESQINNIPGVLENGLFINLTDEVLVGKVVNGEVGVESLNKV; the protein is encoded by the coding sequence ATGGATCTCCAAAATCAAATGAAACAAGCAGTTGCTCAGGCTGCTGTAGATCAAATTCAAAACGGTATGATTCTTGGTCTTGGATCTGGATCCACCGCAGCATTGATGATTGAAGCTCTTGCTCTAAAAATAAGATCAGGTGAAATTAAAGATGTTGTTGGAGTAACTACTTCTTTTCAGGGTGAAGTTCTTGCCAGTGAATTAGGAATTCCACTCAAATCTCTTTCCTCAGTTTCTGAAATTGATCTTGCAATTGATGGCGCAGATGAAGTTGACTCCCAATTTCAACTAATTAAAGGTGGAGGAGCGTGTCATGTGCAGGAAAAGCTTGTGGCTGCTTTGGCTAAAAAATTTATAGTTGTTGTTGACTCAACTAAGCTTGTTGACAAATTGAACCTTGATTTCAAATTGCCAGTAGAAGTTCTTCCTACCGCCTGGAAACACGTACAAAAAACATTAGAAAAGTTAGGAGGAGCAGGAGCTCTAAGAATGGCCCAGAAAAAAGCTGGACCTATAGTTACTGATCAGGGAAACTTAGTACTCGATTTAACTTTTAAGAATGGTATTGATCAACCTGAACTACTCGAGAGTCAAATCAACAATATTCCAGGTGTACTTGAAAATGGACTTTTTATAAATTTGACTGATGAAGTTTTAGTTGGGAAAGTAGTAAATGGCGAAGTGGGTGTTGAATCACTTAATAAAGTTTAG
- a CDS encoding trypsin-like peptidase domain-containing protein, with product MLARKKLEIMRKTSNIFFLVSILFCFLLGPLPLFASDDFLLNQSHNFVANVASKVSPSVVRIDIEREFQTDEFESDLLDPLLRDLLGDLGTFPKKERGQGSGVIIDNSGLILTNAHVVERVNRVTITLQNGNQVDGRVVGTDEVTDLALVKINEFSGLESAKLGDSEDIQVGDWAIALGTPYGLESTVTLGIVSSLHRDINTLGFSDKRLDLIQTDAAINPGNSGGPLINSNGEVIGINTLVRSGPGAGLGFAIPINLASKVTNQLLTNGEVIHPYLGAQLVLLNERIAKEHNQDPNALIVLPERSGALVQSVVPQSPAEEGGLRRGDLVINAEGNVINDPKSLLMQVENAQIGEPFELEVLRNNIEINLSIKPAALPGIS from the coding sequence ATGCTGGCTCGTAAAAAGTTAGAAATCATGAGGAAAACGAGCAATATATTCTTTCTTGTATCAATCCTTTTTTGCTTTCTTTTAGGACCTTTACCTTTATTTGCCTCAGATGATTTTCTGTTAAATCAATCTCATAATTTTGTTGCCAATGTAGCTAGTAAGGTTTCACCATCAGTAGTGAGAATAGATATAGAAAGGGAGTTTCAAACAGATGAATTTGAGTCTGATTTGTTAGACCCTCTATTAAGAGATCTTTTAGGCGATTTAGGGACTTTCCCAAAAAAAGAGAGAGGACAAGGTTCTGGAGTAATAATTGATAACTCTGGATTAATTCTCACTAATGCTCATGTAGTTGAAAGAGTCAATCGTGTAACAATTACTCTTCAAAATGGAAATCAAGTTGATGGAAGAGTTGTTGGAACTGACGAAGTTACTGATTTAGCTTTGGTAAAAATTAATGAATTTTCTGGTCTAGAAAGTGCAAAATTAGGAGATTCTGAAGATATTCAAGTTGGAGATTGGGCAATTGCTCTTGGAACTCCTTATGGCCTTGAAAGCACTGTCACTTTGGGCATAGTCAGTAGTCTTCATAGAGATATTAATACTCTTGGCTTTTCAGATAAGAGATTGGATTTAATTCAAACTGACGCAGCAATAAATCCTGGAAATTCTGGCGGACCATTAATAAATTCAAATGGAGAAGTTATTGGAATAAATACTTTGGTTAGATCAGGCCCAGGAGCTGGGCTTGGATTTGCAATCCCAATCAATCTTGCTTCAAAAGTTACTAATCAGCTGCTGACTAATGGTGAGGTTATTCATCCTTATTTAGGCGCTCAGTTAGTTTTACTGAATGAAAGAATAGCTAAAGAGCATAATCAAGATCCAAATGCATTGATTGTTTTACCTGAACGATCCGGTGCACTCGTTCAATCAGTTGTTCCTCAAAGTCCAGCCGAGGAGGGAGGATTGAGACGAGGTGATCTTGTTATCAATGCAGAGGGTAATGTGATCAATGATCCTAAGTCTTTACTCATGCAAGTTGAGAATGCCCAAATTGGCGAGCCATTTGAATTGGAAGTGCTTCGGAATAATATAGAGATTAATCTTTCTATTAAGCCCGCAGCTTTACCTGGAATAAGCTAA
- a CDS encoding ribosome maturation factor RimP — protein MFNPIVTELKVLTAKSATNFGFDVTGFKMFTHSNPLSIQVNIRHKNPDKKVTIDDCSILSEDIDEAIQNSSIIDQPFTLEISSEGVSEILTEEKDFQIFKGFPIEVTYQDLKKIEQQTNGLLLKRTDNDLQVNQKGKTLRIPVEDVIQVRLSTPSG, from the coding sequence TTGTTTAATCCAATCGTTACAGAATTGAAAGTTCTTACAGCAAAGTCAGCAACTAATTTTGGCTTTGATGTAACAGGTTTTAAGATGTTCACACATTCAAATCCGCTATCAATTCAAGTTAATATTCGACACAAAAATCCTGACAAGAAAGTCACTATTGATGACTGCTCTATTCTAAGTGAAGATATTGATGAAGCTATTCAAAATTCTTCTATCATTGATCAACCTTTCACTCTGGAGATTAGTAGCGAAGGAGTTAGTGAAATCTTAACTGAGGAAAAAGATTTTCAAATTTTCAAAGGCTTTCCAATTGAAGTTACTTATCAGGATTTAAAAAAAATTGAACAACAAACAAATGGTTTGCTTCTAAAAAGGACAGATAATGATTTACAAGTAAATCAAAAGGGGAAGACTCTCAGAATCCCAGTCGAAGACGTTATTCAAGTCCGACTCTCAACACCTTCTGGTTAA
- the nusA gene encoding transcription termination factor NusA — MALVLLPGLNNLIEDISEEKKLPSQVVEAALREALLKGYERYRRTLYLGISEDPFEEDYFSNFDVGLDLEEEGYRVLASKIIVEEVESDDHQIAIAEVMQVADDAQVGDTVVLDVTPEKEDFGRMAAATTKQVLAQKLRDQQRRMIQEEFADLEDPVLTARVIRFERQSVIMAVSSGLGRPEVEAELPRRDQLPNDNYRANATFKVFLKEVSEIPRRGPQLFVSRSNAGLVVYLFENEVPEIQEGSVRIVAVAREANPPSRAVGPRTKVAVDSIEREVDPVGACIGARGSRIQQVVNELRGEKIDVIRWSSDPVQYICNSLSPARVEVVRLVDPEGQHAHVLVPPDQLSLAIGREGQNVRLAARLTGWKIDIKNSQEYDQASEDSEVAELISQREEEESLQREAEQRLEAEQAARAEEDARLRELYPLPEDEEDFQDEQLSDPDTNEIDTESTEIDVEETTEEKVTDEDKIITQEEGAR; from the coding sequence ATGGCTCTTGTTTTACTCCCAGGCTTAAATAACTTAATTGAAGACATTAGTGAGGAAAAAAAACTTCCCTCACAAGTTGTCGAAGCTGCTTTAAGAGAAGCACTTCTAAAAGGTTATGAAAGATATCGAAGAACTCTTTACTTAGGAATCAGCGAAGATCCTTTTGAAGAAGATTATTTTAGTAACTTTGATGTTGGTTTGGATTTAGAAGAAGAAGGCTATAGAGTTTTGGCAAGTAAAATAATCGTGGAAGAAGTTGAGAGTGATGATCATCAAATAGCGATAGCTGAGGTCATGCAAGTTGCTGATGATGCTCAAGTTGGAGATACAGTCGTCCTAGATGTAACGCCTGAAAAAGAAGATTTTGGAAGAATGGCTGCAGCTACAACCAAGCAAGTTTTAGCTCAAAAATTGAGAGACCAGCAAAGAAGAATGATTCAAGAGGAATTTGCTGATTTAGAAGATCCAGTCCTCACTGCAAGAGTCATTAGATTTGAAAGGCAATCTGTAATCATGGCGGTAAGTTCAGGCTTAGGGAGACCAGAAGTAGAAGCAGAGCTTCCAAGAAGAGATCAATTGCCAAATGATAATTATCGAGCAAATGCCACATTCAAAGTATTTCTTAAAGAAGTTAGTGAAATTCCTAGGCGAGGGCCTCAACTTTTTGTAAGCAGATCAAATGCTGGACTGGTTGTTTATTTATTTGAGAATGAAGTTCCTGAAATACAAGAAGGATCCGTACGCATTGTTGCTGTTGCTCGTGAAGCTAATCCCCCTTCAAGAGCAGTAGGTCCAAGAACAAAAGTAGCTGTTGACAGTATTGAAAGAGAAGTGGACCCGGTTGGAGCATGTATTGGTGCGAGAGGATCACGAATTCAACAAGTAGTAAATGAACTTCGTGGAGAAAAAATAGATGTAATTCGTTGGTCGTCTGATCCTGTTCAATACATCTGTAACTCATTAAGTCCTGCAAGAGTTGAAGTAGTAAGACTTGTGGATCCTGAAGGTCAACATGCCCATGTACTAGTCCCTCCAGATCAACTTAGCCTTGCAATTGGCAGAGAAGGACAAAATGTAAGGCTTGCGGCAAGGCTTACAGGCTGGAAAATAGATATCAAAAATTCACAAGAATATGATCAAGCAAGTGAAGATTCTGAGGTCGCAGAATTAATTTCCCAAAGGGAAGAAGAAGAATCCTTACAAAGAGAAGCTGAGCAAAGATTAGAGGCAGAACAGGCGGCTAGAGCAGAGGAAGATGCAAGATTAAGAGAGCTATACCCTTTGCCAGAAGACGAAGAAGACTTTCAAGACGAGCAATTATCAGATCCGGATACTAATGAAATAGACACTGAATCTACTGAAATTGATGTTGAAGAAACAACAGAAGAAAAAGTTACTGATGAAGATAAAATAATTACACAAGAGGAAGGAGCCCGGTGA